CGGCTCGCCGGCGGTCTGTGATCCACGCGCGTGAGTGCCGGGGAGCGGCCGGCCGGGCGGGCCGGCCACTCCCCGGTGCGTGCTCAGCCCTGCGGAGTCAACCCGTCGGCGAGGTCGCGCAGTTCCCGCATCAGGGAGGCCGCCTGCGCACGGCTCCGGGCGATGCACAGGGCGCCGAACTTCCCGAACTCGGTGACCGGGCTCATCAGATGGAGTACCACGCCGGTCCCGCGGACGGGGTCGAAGCCGATCGGTGAACCGGTGACGGCCTCGATGAGCTGGGCCGGGCGCAGGCCCCGGTAGCGGTGGTCCATGATGACGTCCGACGCTTCGTAGACATACTCCGCGCCGTCCACGACGAGTCGTCCGTCGGGGGTCGGGTCCGCGCCGAGCAGCCCCACCGCCATGGTGAAGGGGTGTTTGGTGGCGGTGGCGCGGAGGTTGATCTCGCAGCCCAGCAGGCGCCATCCGTCGCCGGAGCGGGTGGCGAGGAAGTCCACTCCGTAATCGCCGCTGCCGACGCCGCGTTCCCGCAGCACCTCGCCCACCCGCAGACCGTGGTCGATGAGCTGCCCGCGGTAGCCGTCGGCGGCGGGGAAGGTGCACCCGTGATAGGTCTGCCCGTCGCCGGCGAGGACCTGGTCGTGGGTGGACACGGCCTCCACGGTCCCCCGGTCGGTCAGGCGCCCCTGGAAACTCGGGCTCAGCAACGGCACTTGAGTGATCATCTCCTCGGCGATCACCCCGTCGTCCTTCATCAGGCTGACGTACTCGTGCCAGGTGAGCCTGGGATCCATGAGTACGGCCCCGGGCAGAGCGCGCGCGACCCGTGTCTCAACACTCTCGCCGCCCGGCGAGGTGATGCCGTCGTCCAGTGCGAGCAGCGCGTTGCCGAGGCCCCCGCCGAACGCCGTGCTGTCCAGCTTCAGCACCAGCTTCCGCACCCCGGTCGCGGCGAGTGCGGCGACCGTCGAAGCGAGCGTCCCGGGGTCGTGGCACACCCCGCTGCCCGCGGGGACCGGAATTCCGGCGGCGGCGAAGATCCGCCGGCCGGAGTGCTTGGTGCCCAGCGGAATGTGGGCGGACGAGGGCTGGGTGCCCGGCAGGTCCAGAGCGCGGGCCAGCTCCTCCAGCGGCTCGGAGGGTTCGAAGTAGCTCAGTCGCACGTCCGCCCCGGCACTCCGGTGCAGATCGGCGAACTCCCGTAATTCGGTGCGGACTTCGGCGGCCCGCGGGCTGACGGGATCGAGCACCTTGGTGCTGAGCCAGCGGGTCGTGGCGTCGTCGAGCGGCAGTACGCGCACGAGTTCCCGCATCCGCCGCAGATTCTCCCCGTCCTCGGCGGGCGCACCGCTCAGGAGCAGGCCGAGGTAGTAGTCCACCTGTTGGTCGCCGTCGATCACGCTCGGCGCAGTCACGTAGAGCAGATGACCGCCGGCGCGGCAGACGGTGGTGACGATCGCGGGGCCCAGCAGCCGTTCGGGGAAGTACGTCGCGCCGGTCAGCCGCTCCAGCACCTCGGGGCCGCACTCCCGGCTCTCGATGTGGATTCGGGCCGTGGGACGTCGATGCGTCGCCGTGGGGGGTCGATGCGTTTCGGTCACAGCGTCCTCGAAGCTACGGGTTCCGGAGGGACGTACGTAAGGCGACAACTCGGGTACCCGCGTCGGGGTCACGGTCTCCCGCCGAGGCGTTGGCAGGGGGACGGATGACGAGTTCCGCGTACGGGAGTGTCCGGTCGACGTGGTCGAGAGGGCGGTCGGTGACCGTGTGCGGGTACCCGGAGCCCGGGAGCGGCGGCGTGGCCGGCCGCGCGGTCGCCGGCACCGCCGCCCCGGTCCCGGGATTCTTCGGTACGCGGGTGAAGGGGGGCGTGTCCATGGGGTGAGAATCCTCCAGGGAATGCGGCGCCGGACGATTCCCTGCCCGGTGACGTCGGTGATGGGGTATCTGTCCGGTGATCGAATGCCCGGTGATCGAATGTCCGGAAGTAATTCCCGGTGGATGCGGAAATCCGTCGGTTCCGTATCCGGGGAGGACCTCAGGGGTGTTGCCGCGAACATTTCGGTCCGGTACCACCGGGGCGGCCTTCGCGGGGCGGCCCGGGTGCGGGACCGAACGGATCGGGCCGACGGAACGCTTCCGTGATTGTCTTCGGCCCGTCCCGCGAAAGGGAGGGAACAATCACTCAACTTTGCCTCGCGGTTCCATCGGGTACAAGGCCGCTTTTCCGCCGACCTTTTCTCGGGCGCTCCCGAGAAAAGCCGGACACCGTGCGGCGGAAGGTCCCGGGAGTGGCGGGTTCGCGGGACGTGACCGCCGGCCCCGTACAACGGGAACAGGGCCGGCAGACGTGCTGCCGGCCCTGTCGGACCTGTGCGTGTGCTCTCGGGAATCGGAGACCGTGGACCGGGGATCCGGGTCCCGGAGGTCAGCCGGGTCCGGGAGCCGGGGGCGGGATCAGGATCGCCCCCGACGGCCTCAGCAGGCGCCGAGGTCCACCCACACGCCCCACTGGCCCGTGGTTCCGGGGACCCGCCCCGTCCGCCGAAGGCCCGGGTCAGCGAGGCCGTGACGCCGGTGCGCCGGTGACCTTGAGGCTCACCGTTCCGCGCCGAGCCCGCCGTCACCGCGGTCTTCACCGAGTTGGTGACCGAACCGCTTGCGGTCACCGAGCCGGAGGCCGGTGTGGCGGTCAGCGAGAAGTTGACGTAGTGGTGCCACCGGTGAAGGGCGAGCAGAAGAAGTGAAGTCCCAGGTGTTCTGCTGGATGCCGGAGCAGCCGTCCGCGGCGGCGCCGGGGCAGCTTCCGTTGTCACGCTGGAGAGCCCAGAAGGACAGGAAGTTGATGCCCTTGGAGACGGGCCCAGTTGCGGACCGGGTGGCGTTGGCGAGGCGGTCTCCAGGACCGGTCGTCCACTCCCGGCATCTTGGTGATGCCGACCACTCACAGCTACCGAGGTCTTGACGGGTAGAGGGCGGCGAGCCATTGACGAGACCCTGGGGCCGCGGTCTGGTGTCGTTCGCCATGTTGACTTCGGCG
The nucleotide sequence above comes from Streptomyces sp. NBC_00102. Encoded proteins:
- a CDS encoding peptide ligase PGM1-related protein gives rise to the protein MLERLTGATYFPERLLGPAIVTTVCRAGGHLLYVTAPSVIDGDQQVDYYLGLLLSGAPAEDGENLRRMRELVRVLPLDDATTRWLSTKVLDPVSPRAAEVRTELREFADLHRSAGADVRLSYFEPSEPLEELARALDLPGTQPSSAHIPLGTKHSGRRIFAAAGIPVPAGSGVCHDPGTLASTVAALAATGVRKLVLKLDSTAFGGGLGNALLALDDGITSPGGESVETRVARALPGAVLMDPRLTWHEYVSLMKDDGVIAEEMITQVPLLSPSFQGRLTDRGTVEAVSTHDQVLAGDGQTYHGCTFPAADGYRGQLIDHGLRVGEVLRERGVGSGDYGVDFLATRSGDGWRLLGCEINLRATATKHPFTMAVGLLGADPTPDGRLVVDGAEYVYEASDVIMDHRYRGLRPAQLIEAVTGSPIGFDPVRGTGVVLHLMSPVTEFGKFGALCIARSRAQAASLMRELRDLADGLTPQG